A window of the Cannabis sativa cultivar Pink pepper isolate KNU-18-1 chromosome X, ASM2916894v1, whole genome shotgun sequence genome harbors these coding sequences:
- the LOC115702010 gene encoding protein DOWNSTREAM OF FLC: MAKAVLLMALCFLPALALARIMTDPYEVQGKVFCDTCLLGFETPATTYIAGAKVKIECKDRTSNKPVYSKEATTDKSGCYKMVIPEDHGDQICDAMVVSSPLPECAIPSKGRDSARVILTDNNGIASKQRFVNAMAFTRTQKLAVCENVLKQYELTDDQY, from the exons ATGGCGAAAGCAGTTTTGTTAATGGCTCTTTGCTTCCTTCCGGCGTTGGCTTTGGCCCGTATCATGACTGATCCTTATGAAGTTCAAGGGAAGGTTTTCTGTGACACTTGTCTTCTCGGTTTCGAGACCCCTGCCACTACTTACATCGCTG GTGCCAAGGTTAAAATAGAATGTAAAGACAGGACCTCGAACAAGCCTGTGTACAGTAAGGAGGCCACAACAGACAAAAGTGGATGTTACAAGATGGTCATTCCTGAGGACCATGGTGATCAAATCTGTGATGCAATGGTAGTCAGCAGTCCTCTGCCCGAGTGTGCCATTCCATCCAAAGGCCGGGACTCTGCTCGTGTCATCCTCACCGATAACAATGGCATTGCTTCTAAGCAACGATTCGTCAATGCAATGGCATTCACTAGGACTCAGAAACTGGCTGTCTGCGAAAACGTTCTCAAGCAGTATGAGTTGACTGATGATCAATACTAG